One window from the genome of Bacteroidales bacterium encodes:
- a CDS encoding type I restriction-modification system subunit M yields MTTNAIISKVWSFCNTLRDDGVSYGDYLEQLTYLLFLKMADEYSKPPYKRKLPIPKEYAWESLVEKRGAELESHYTKLLRELGKEKGILGQIFTKSQNKIQDPAKLYKLIDMIDKENWVMMGADVKGDIYEGLLEKNAEDTKSGAGQYFTPRALIRAMVECLQPEPKKTISDPACGTGGFFLAAYDFLVKNHDLDKDQKEFLKFKTFTGNEIVANTRRLALMNLFLHNIGDIDSENFISSADSLVADPGTRVDYVLTNPPFGKKSSMTFTNEEGEQEKEDLTYNRQDFWASTSNKQLNFVQHIKTLLKTTGKAAVVVPDNVLFEGGAGETVRKKLLETTDLHTILRLPTGIFYAQGVKANVLFFDAKPAAKNPWTKEVWFYDYRTNIHHTLKKNPLKLDDLTDFIKCYNPKNRFKRKETWNADTNPEGRWRKFTYDDIINRDKTSLDITWIKDKSLADLDNLPDPDVLAMEIIENLEAGLESFREIANCLNKKDNV; encoded by the coding sequence ATGACAACAAACGCAATAATCTCAAAAGTCTGGTCCTTCTGCAACACCCTCCGAGATGATGGTGTGAGTTATGGCGATTACCTTGAACAACTAACTTATCTGCTTTTTCTGAAAATGGCGGATGAATATTCCAAACCACCTTATAAAAGAAAACTACCGATACCCAAAGAATATGCCTGGGAAAGTTTAGTGGAAAAACGAGGTGCCGAACTGGAATCACATTACACAAAACTATTGCGCGAACTTGGCAAAGAAAAAGGAATACTTGGACAGATATTTACCAAAAGCCAGAACAAAATTCAGGATCCAGCCAAGCTATACAAGCTCATTGACATGATAGACAAAGAGAACTGGGTAATGATGGGCGCAGATGTGAAAGGCGATATTTATGAAGGACTGTTAGAGAAAAATGCCGAAGATACCAAGAGCGGCGCCGGGCAATATTTTACGCCCCGTGCGCTGATCCGTGCCATGGTGGAATGCCTGCAACCCGAACCAAAGAAAACCATTTCCGATCCTGCCTGTGGCACCGGTGGTTTTTTTCTGGCAGCTTATGATTTTCTGGTAAAAAACCATGACCTTGATAAAGATCAAAAGGAATTTCTGAAATTCAAAACCTTTACCGGCAACGAAATTGTGGCCAACACCCGCCGTCTCGCATTGATGAACCTCTTTCTGCACAACATCGGCGATATAGACAGCGAAAATTTTATTTCCTCAGCGGATTCTTTGGTTGCCGATCCCGGAACGCGGGTAGATTATGTGCTTACCAACCCTCCTTTCGGTAAAAAAAGCAGTATGACCTTCACCAACGAAGAAGGCGAACAGGAAAAAGAAGACCTCACATACAACCGCCAGGACTTTTGGGCAAGCACGAGCAACAAACAATTGAATTTTGTTCAGCATATAAAGACATTATTGAAGACTACCGGCAAGGCAGCCGTTGTTGTCCCCGACAATGTGCTGTTTGAGGGTGGCGCCGGGGAGACTGTCCGCAAAAAATTACTGGAGACAACCGACCTGCATACCATTTTGCGCCTGCCTACCGGTATTTTTTATGCGCAGGGTGTCAAAGCAAATGTACTATTCTTCGATGCCAAGCCTGCTGCAAAAAATCCGTGGACAAAAGAGGTCTGGTTTTATGATTACAGAACCAACATTCATCACACGTTAAAGAAAAATCCGCTCAAGTTGGATGATCTGACGGACTTTATCAAGTGCTATAATCCAAAAAACAGGTTCAAAAGAAAAGAGACATGGAATGCAGACACAAACCCTGAAGGCCGCTGGCGCAAATTCACTTACGATGATATCATAAATCGTGATAAAACCAGTCTTGACATCACCTGGATCAAAGATAAATCACTCGCCGACCTTGATAATTTACCCGATCCGGATGTTTTGGCCATGGAAATCATCGAAAATCTTGAAGCCGGGCTTGAAAGTTTCCGGGAAATTGC